In one Rhopalosiphum padi isolate XX-2018 chromosome 3, ASM2088224v1, whole genome shotgun sequence genomic region, the following are encoded:
- the LOC132927043 gene encoding uncharacterized protein LOC132927043: MPFIQLDFYRNTHNLSIIKTKPTNYLYLLCITVLPGTLSRCPPLESAVYEVTVMISLSLQIGGCCAYINYNSSDIMKQSFDFWINDVQNDAQRCHDKGLEHFNMYCLTKSLLLPDDTNIGPLPVYIKLYNEAFHKGRRLDYKCALYETVDGNASAMRLAISGNTSCHGLLYMLSHSSLIPKNSPEFNEGSMLLIFNKTKLDGPITSQPIAKQYEKAVQVSDKRDGDGERGSVMSIDSTNTSVTKDKNAFERPPLSIEVMQALLKFPFRRRRSATSNSFSDITGYSWIQGFGRK, translated from the exons ATGCCATTTATCCAGTTAGATTTTTATCGTAACACGCATAACTTAtccattataaaaactaaaccaACTAATTACCTTTATTTACTATGTATTACAGTTCTTCCAGGAACACTATCTAGATGTCCGCCGCTTGAATCCGCAGTATATGAAGTAACCGTGATGATTTCGCTTTCGTTGCAAATTGGTGGTTGTTGTGCCTACATCAACTACAATTCTAGTGACATAATGAAACAATCATTCGACTTTTGGATTAACGACGTGCAAAATGACGCGCAACGTTGTCATGACAAGG GTTtggaacattttaatatgtactGCCTGACAAAATCACTCTTGCTGCCAGACGACACCAACATAGGTCCCTTACCTGTGTACATTAAACTGTACAATGAAGCTTTTCACAAGGGAAGAAGACTTGATTATAAATGTGCA TTGTACGAGACAGTTGACGGGAATGCCTCTGCAATGAGGTTGGCGATTAGCGGGAACACTTCTTGTCATGGCTTGTTATATATGCTTTCCCACTCATCCTTGATCCCTAAAAATAGTCCTGAGTTTAATGAAGGGTCCATGTTGCTGATATTTAACAAGACTAAACTTGACGGGCCAATAACATCACAACCGATAGCTAAGCAGTACGAGAAAGCAGTTCAAGTCAGCGACAAGAG AGATGGAGATGGTGAGCGTGGTTCAGTTATGTCCATTGATAGTACTAACACGTCTGTTACCAAAGACAAAAATGCATTCGAACGTCCACCATTATCAATCGAGGTCATGCAGGCGCTTTTGAAATTCCCGTTCAGACGTAGGCGTTCAGCAACATCAAATTCATTCTCAGATATTACAGGTTATAGTTGGATTCAAGGTTTTGGAcgtaaataa